In the genome of Sinorhizobium chiapasense, the window CCGCGGATCATCCGGTGACCGATACCGATCTTTCAGTCTTCGAGCTCGACGACACGGCCGCGATCGCCGATTTCGTGGAAAAGGTTACGCGACTGCGCGGCTGAGCCTCCGGATCGTGCTTTCCGCTGCACCTGCTCAACGGCATTGCAGTGCTTCCGACGCCAGACATAGGAACGGGGCCGGTCTCCCGGCCCCGTTCTCGTCAAACAACGAGTGGCGGCGAAAACCTCTGCCGCCCCGCTGCAGTGCTTACCGCTGCGCGACTGGCCGGACGAGCGGCGTCACGCGGCGAATAGTCACGCGCCGGTTCTCCTCCTCGGCCTCCGATGTGCGCACCTTCAGGAAGCGCTCGCCGTAGCCTTGCGTCACGAGGTTTTCGGCCGGCACGCCATAGACTTCGCTGAGGAGCACGGCGACCGACTCCGCACGCTGGTCGGAAAGAACCAGGTTGTCGCGGTCGGAGCCGACGGCGTCCGTGTGGCCCTCGATGAAGAAGGTTTCACCCGGATCCTTCTCAAGGACCTTCGACATCGCGTCCGCGACGCCGCGCAGCGTCTTGGCCTGTGACATCGACACCTCGGCGCTACCCGTCTCGAAGTGGATCGTGTCGAGGTCGATACGGCGAACCTTGTCACGCAGGCGGGCGGAGTTGCGCACCTCATCGATCGTGTAGACGCGCTCGACCTGCTCGACCGGCGGCTCGGACAGGAACTCGTAGTAGTCCCGATCCGGATCATCGGCGTAGTCGACGATATAGTCCTCGACCGGTATCGTCAGGCGCATCGGCGGCAGATCATAGCCGACGTCTACAATCGCCGGACGGTTATCATCCTCATCGTACTCGGGCGCGTAGATCATCAGATACTCATTGCCGTCGCGGTCAATACGCGAGCGCTGCACGATATCGCCATAGCGGTTGTAGATCGTGACGATTTGATAACCACCGGGGCGAACGATCGTCTCGCGCACGCGATCGCGCGGCAGCTGGTCGTAGTAGGTTTCCTGCGAGTCGCGCCGCAGACGGGGCCGGTCGTCGCCGCGAACGAAGATGCGGTCGCCGACGCCGAGGATCACCCGGTCTTCAACTTCCTCGACGACCTGCACCTCGGTGACTTCGGTCGTCGTGTTGTTGATCACCGTATTGTTGACGATCGTGTTGTTGACGATGTTGGTCGTCTGAGGGACGGCGAAGGCCGGAGCTTCCTCGATGCGCTGCCCCTCTTCCTTGAGATTGGCCTCGATCCTCTGCGGAAGTTGTTCCCGAACCTCGGTCGATATTTCCGCCTGGGCGGCGGCATCGTCGGTCGGCGGCGCTACGCTTTCTTCCTTGGCACGCAATTCCTCGCGCTGCTTGCGCCGCGCTTCGCGCGCACGGTTGCCGCCGACATTGTCGGCATCCTTGTCGCTGTCGAGAACGGCCGCACCGTTTTCGACCGGAAGCACAACCGTGTCGTCTGTTGCCGCCGGATCCTTGGCGATCTTGACCTTCTCTTCCTCCGTGCGCTTATCCACGACTTCCGGAGCGGGGCGAGCCTGCGGCTGTTCGCCCGTCTCCTGCTCTGCCGTCGCGGGCGGCGCCACTCCAAGAGTGGGCTCGTCGCCCTGGCGCTGTTCTTCAGCCTGCTGCTGGCGCTTCTTGCGTGGAGCCTGCTGCTCCTCGGCCTGCTGCGGAGCGCCCTCCTCGGCTGCTGGCTGCTGTTCTTCAGCCTGCTGCTGACGCTTCTTGCGTGGAGCCTGCTGCTCCTCGGCCTGTTGCGGAGCGCTTTCCTCGGCGGCAGGCTGCTGTTCTTCAGCCTGCTGCTGGCGCTTCTTGCGTGGAGCCTGCTGCTCCTCGGCCTGCTGCGGAACGCCCTCCTCGGCGGCTGGCTGCTGTTCTTCAGCCTGCTGCTGGCGCTTCTTGCGCCTTGGAGCCGGCTGCTCCTCGGCCTGCTGCGGAGCGCCCTCCTCGGCGGCTGGCTGCTGTTCCTCAGCCTGCTGCTGGCGCTTCTTGCGCCTTGGAGCCGGCTGCTCCTCGGCCTGCTGCGGAGCGCTTTCCTTGGCGGCCGGCTGCTGTTCTTCAGCCTGCTGCTGGCGCTTCTTGCGCCTTGGAGCCGGCTGCTCCTCGGCTTGCTGCGGAGCGCTTTCCTCGGCGGCCGGCTGCTGTTCCTCAGCCTGTTGCTGGCGCTTCTTGCGCCTTGGTGCCGGCTGCTCTTCGGCCTGCCGCGGAGCGCTTTCCTCGGCTGCAGGCTGCTGTTCTTCAGCCTGCTGCTGGCGTTTCTTGCGCCTCGGAGCCTGTTGCTC includes:
- a CDS encoding OmpA family protein produces the protein MSIRSRLFATVALPVFAATFAVQPALAESLMAPFEVAQEGAGEPSPEDLLLLKKRRKQAQESQGQAEEQQPQAEEQQAPRRKKRQQQAEEQQPAAEESAPRQAEEQPAPRRKKRQQQAEEQQPAAEESAPQQAEEQPAPRRKKRQQQAEEQQPAAKESAPQQAEEQPAPRRKKRQQQAEEQQPAAEEGAPQQAEEQPAPRRKKRQQQAEEQQPAAEEGVPQQAEEQQAPRKKRQQQAEEQQPAAEESAPQQAEEQQAPRKKRQQQAEEQQPAAEEGAPQQAEEQQAPRKKRQQQAEEQRQGDEPTLGVAPPATAEQETGEQPQARPAPEVVDKRTEEEKVKIAKDPAATDDTVVLPVENGAAVLDSDKDADNVGGNRAREARRKQREELRAKEESVAPPTDDAAAQAEISTEVREQLPQRIEANLKEEGQRIEEAPAFAVPQTTNIVNNTIVNNTVINNTTTEVTEVQVVEEVEDRVILGVGDRIFVRGDDRPRLRRDSQETYYDQLPRDRVRETIVRPGGYQIVTIYNRYGDIVQRSRIDRDGNEYLMIYAPEYDEDDNRPAIVDVGYDLPPMRLTIPVEDYIVDYADDPDRDYYEFLSEPPVEQVERVYTIDEVRNSARLRDKVRRIDLDTIHFETGSAEVSMSQAKTLRGVADAMSKVLEKDPGETFFIEGHTDAVGSDRDNLVLSDQRAESVAVLLSEVYGVPAENLVTQGYGERFLKVRTSEAEEENRRVTIRRVTPLVRPVAQR